The Cyanobacteriota bacterium genome segment GGGTGATTTGGGAGTTTGAGCGAGAAGTCGTAGAGGGTCGGCTATCCCCACGTCTGTTGCAACCTGTGGATCCAGTTTGGCATCATGTTACATCCCACATATCTGAGCGGTTTGCCCGTTTGCCCTTCGCAATTGCCCTTGTAATCGTCTTCTTTCTGCTCTATCCCCAAGCTTTCTGGATTCCCAAGCTGAATAGCTGGCTGTGGTTCTGTGTTGCGGCTAGCCTAGCGTTTACCCTGCGGTTTCTGATGCAATATACCTTTGCCATGTTTGCCTTCTGGACAGAGCGGGCTAGTGCCCTTGAACAGTTCTGGTTTTTGCTATACCTGTTTTTGTCAGGGTTAGTTGCTCCTTTAGAGGTTTTCCCCCCGGCTGTGCGTCAACTGGTAGAATGGACTCCCTTTCCCTACATGATTCACTTTCCCGCAGCGCTGCTAGTAGGTCTACCAGTTAATATCGCCAAAAGTGTCCTGGTAATGGTGGGTTGGGGCTTGGTGTTTTTAGTGTGGAATCGTTGGCTGTGGCGCAAAGGCCTACGCCACTATTCGGGCATGGGAGCTTAAATTAACCCTGCATTCTCTGGGGAAGGAGAATTGGGTATAATTTGCCGATTAAAGCAAACTACGATAGGCTATGCAGGATGATTGCGATCGGGTGCTATGACTCATCAGCGACTACGATCTAGCACGAGCAAACAATGTCCACGGTGGGTCTTGGGATCATTGGCGCTCAATGGCCTGTTGATCCTAGCCTTGGTAATCACGTGGCAAGACCGACAAGCTGTAACTCTGCCCCAGCCAAGCAGACTTGCCAATTCGGCGATCGCTGCTAGAACTTTTGTCAACCTTGGCCCCCGCCATAAACTCACCTACGAAGAATGGGTAGACCTGTTGCGACAAGAAGCCCAGGTAGTGGCAGCAACCA includes the following:
- a CDS encoding ABC-2 family transporter protein; translation: MSSVWKIGRRFCRQMQVLLSVYYAYMVEYRAELMLWVLAGVLPFILMGVWMQAAAGGQFGLSPLEFARYFLAAFIARQFTIVWVIWEFEREVVEGRLSPRLLQPVDPVWHHVTSHISERFARLPFAIALVIVFFLLYPQAFWIPKLNSWLWFCVAASLAFTLRFLMQYTFAMFAFWTERASALEQFWFLLYLFLSGLVAPLEVFPPAVRQLVEWTPFPYMIHFPAALLVGLPVNIAKSVLVMVGWGLVFLVWNRWLWRKGLRHYSGMGA